One genomic window of Daphnia pulex isolate KAP4 chromosome 12, ASM2113471v1 includes the following:
- the LOC124210097 gene encoding uncharacterized protein LOC124210097 isoform X2: MLLVSSFSVCTPHSKFVFIADDCWHHDRMARREQLDYLLARLRVQDKYLEVLTETSSNLVAESNELAMSEQTEQSYRRRVIRCLVDVIKCGLCEKIGMLELYLHSSFQRAVEVEVESRLRQMKDLAAVRANIDAASDIQDRVARHHDEESDLDRLKRMEIELRCGICSELMVSATTLNCMHTYCQCCITHWKTFEEHRGTVARCPVCREFTVSEKRNYFADNLIGIIVDGYPEEEKNRRKELVASHQELLTQNVVTLPETNSANPSSVNLFGLFMTEIKKMLEDIKEFLAETSVLPVMPLIPIDPEPPQPTRPEQLPSSLVATVVPALGLPRGSSTPTSTGIHPLNQQRVSRREQRDRQTRPANGGIPGPQPQSIQRAANRRNQQSSARPASGRKVHGSLLARPRWRY, from the exons ATGCTTCTAGTTTCTAGCTTCTCTGTTTGCACTCCTCATTCTAAATTTGTATTCATCGCCGACGACTGCTGGCATCACGATCGCATGGCGAGACGGGAACAACTTGATTACTTGCTCGCGAGACTCCGTGTACAAGATAAATATCTGGAAGTTCTTACAGAAACTAGTTCCAATTTGGTGGCTGAA TCTAACGAATTGGCCATGTCAGAGCAGACCGAGCAGAGCTATCGCAGGCGTGTTATACGTTGTTTGGTAGACGTAATCAAGTGTGGGTTGTGTGAGAAAATCGGAATGTTAGAGTTGTATTTACACTCGAGCTTCCAACGAGCAGTCGAAGTTGAAGTCGAATCACGTCTGCGACAGATGAAAGACCTCGCGGCCGTGAGAGCAAACATCGACGCCGCATCCGACATCCAA GATCGTGTTGCACGTCATCACGATGAAGAAAGTGATTTGGATCGCCTGAAGCGTATGGAAATCGAACTACGTTGTGGAATTTGTTCGGAGCTCATGGTTTCG GCTACAACTTTGAACTGCATGCACACCTATTGCCAGTGTTGCATAACACACTGGAAAACCTTCGAAGAACACCGAGGAACTGTGGCAAGATGTCCTGTCTGCAGGGAATTCACAGTGTCAGAAAAACGGAACTATTTTGCCGATAACTTGATCGGGATAATTGTGGATGGTTACccggaagaagagaagaacagAAGAAAGGAGTTGGTTGCTAGCCATCAAGAATTATTAACGCAAAATGTTGTAACGCTACCCGAGACGAATTCTGCCAACCCATCATCTGTTAATCTCTTCGGTCTATTTATGACAGAAATTAAGAAGATGCTCGAAGATATTAAGGAATTTCTTGCTGAGACTA GTGTTCTTCCAGTGATGCCGCTAATTCCAATTGATCCTGAACCTCCACAGCCCACCCGTCCTGAACAATTGCCATCGAGTTTAGTAGCGACTGTAGTTCCTGCACTAGGCCTACCGAGAGGGTCTAGTACTCCAACATCGACTGGTATACATCCTTTGAACCAGCAAAGAGTTAGCAGACGTGAGCAAAGGGATCGACAGACCAGACCCGCAAACGGCGGCATTCCAG GCCCACAACCACAATCCATCCAAAGAGCCGCTAACCGTAGGAACCAGCAGTCGTCAGCTCGTCCAGCATCAGGTCGCAAAGTCCACGGGTCGTTATTGGCGAGACCGCGCTGGCgttattga
- the LOC124210097 gene encoding E3 ubiquitin-protein ligase RNF8-like isoform X1, giving the protein MARREQLDYLLARLRVQDKYLEVLTETSSNLVAEFVSEFQSNELAMSEQTEQSYRRRVIRCLVDVIKCGLCEKIGMLELYLHSSFQRAVEVEVESRLRQMKDLAAVRANIDAASDIQDRVARHHDEESDLDRLKRMEIELRCGICSELMVSATTLNCMHTYCQCCITHWKTFEEHRGTVARCPVCREFTVSEKRNYFADNLIGIIVDGYPEEEKNRRKELVASHQELLTQNVVTLPETNSANPSSVNLFGLFMTEIKKMLEDIKEFLAETSVLPVMPLIPIDPEPPQPTRPEQLPSSLVATVVPALGLPRGSSTPTSTGIHPLNQQRVSRREQRDRQTRPANGGIPGPQPQSIQRAANRRNQQSSARPASGRKVHGSLLARPRWRY; this is encoded by the exons ATGGCGAGACGGGAACAACTTGATTACTTGCTCGCGAGACTCCGTGTACAAGATAAATATCTGGAAGTTCTTACAGAAACTAGTTCCAATTTGGTGGCTGAA TTTGTATCTGAATTTCAGTCTAACGAATTGGCCATGTCAGAGCAGACCGAGCAGAGCTATCGCAGGCGTGTTATACGTTGTTTGGTAGACGTAATCAAGTGTGGGTTGTGTGAGAAAATCGGAATGTTAGAGTTGTATTTACACTCGAGCTTCCAACGAGCAGTCGAAGTTGAAGTCGAATCACGTCTGCGACAGATGAAAGACCTCGCGGCCGTGAGAGCAAACATCGACGCCGCATCCGACATCCAA GATCGTGTTGCACGTCATCACGATGAAGAAAGTGATTTGGATCGCCTGAAGCGTATGGAAATCGAACTACGTTGTGGAATTTGTTCGGAGCTCATGGTTTCG GCTACAACTTTGAACTGCATGCACACCTATTGCCAGTGTTGCATAACACACTGGAAAACCTTCGAAGAACACCGAGGAACTGTGGCAAGATGTCCTGTCTGCAGGGAATTCACAGTGTCAGAAAAACGGAACTATTTTGCCGATAACTTGATCGGGATAATTGTGGATGGTTACccggaagaagagaagaacagAAGAAAGGAGTTGGTTGCTAGCCATCAAGAATTATTAACGCAAAATGTTGTAACGCTACCCGAGACGAATTCTGCCAACCCATCATCTGTTAATCTCTTCGGTCTATTTATGACAGAAATTAAGAAGATGCTCGAAGATATTAAGGAATTTCTTGCTGAGACTA GTGTTCTTCCAGTGATGCCGCTAATTCCAATTGATCCTGAACCTCCACAGCCCACCCGTCCTGAACAATTGCCATCGAGTTTAGTAGCGACTGTAGTTCCTGCACTAGGCCTACCGAGAGGGTCTAGTACTCCAACATCGACTGGTATACATCCTTTGAACCAGCAAAGAGTTAGCAGACGTGAGCAAAGGGATCGACAGACCAGACCCGCAAACGGCGGCATTCCAG GCCCACAACCACAATCCATCCAAAGAGCCGCTAACCGTAGGAACCAGCAGTCGTCAGCTCGTCCAGCATCAGGTCGCAAAGTCCACGGGTCGTTATTGGCGAGACCGCGCTGGCgttattga
- the LOC124210096 gene encoding bumetanide-sensitive sodium-(potassium)-chloride cotransporter-like isoform X1: protein MDNHAFDGHEGGSNNVRRASVRPNLATIPSGIGMDSMAFENPDDILRHQAVIGNARMGPSMESKLRGSLRRLGAGARRLTHEAVPRLANYSNMFQMATTGARPTMEDLHESIVEDKPTERVGNNEPTDNRQKFGWIEGVLIRNMLNIWGVMLFLRISWVVALAGIWQTIIIIGISTFVTLVTALSTSAIVTNGEIGGGGTYYVMSRILGPEWGGSIGVLFALANAINASLNVVGFCQTLQDTMKNYGGYTIVDGGDNDTRILGTILMILVWGLCGLGAKYESLTQQMLVVILAVALANFFVGSFLGPQTEISQARGYIGYSLDMIRENWDSGYVFNGGIMQDFFSVFAVYFPAGIGILAGANISGDLKDPSAAIPKGTIWAIIATSISYAIVAIVCAATTVRQATGSIADFRNGTYLDCVSKNCTYGSYNDYQLMTLISAYGPLNYAGCFAATLSTALASYISCPKLLQVIGDDKLYPHWMVGWMTKGYGKSNEPHLAYLFTFFLALGFILIAQLDMIALLISDLFLITFAFLNYACFHVDLVQPVGWRPTFKYYNKWLSLFCACLCIAIMFMIDWRVSLITLACVFLFYFIVLYRKPEVNWGTSSQAMNLQDALTSIQQLVHIEEHVKNYQPQILALTGPPRSRPALVDFAYLICKKNSMLVCGNVVQEKISTKRRGEILQKSYKHLRRNDIKGFCSLIANVDLPSGTSAMLEVVGVGKIMPNILFIGFKNDWRVCDKNSLSQYFATIHAGFNLHVSVAILRVSEGLDYSTVLGDTDEPFHSGGGDDSRPPSVMDTPPGTPDVERHNTISDSPFGSSNIVDTSKDPKKAKKSKKNMTLMDADGNELPRHICNNITRFQKKQLEGSIDVWWLYDDGGLTLLLPYIISTRANWSACQLRVFCTANAQEEVEKEREGMAALLNKFRINYADLVVITDLNKPPKESTKTWFDGLVRPFIRREELTENERLNLQAKTDRHCRLRELVVDHSSDSNLVVMTLPMPRKEAVSAPMYMAWLETLTANMPPFLLVRGNQTSVLTFYA from the exons ATGGATAATCACGCCTTCGACGGTCACGAAGGG GGTTCGAACAACGTGAGAAGGGCATCCGTACGACCAAATTTAGCAACTATACCGTCCGGAATTGGCATGGATAGTATGGCATTCGAAAATCCTGATGAC ATCTTGAGACATCAGGCGGTGATTGGAAACGCACGCATGGGTCCAAGTATGGAGTCCAAATTGCGCGGAAGCCTACGCCGACTCGGGGCCGGAGCTAGACGGTTGACACATGAAGCAGTCCCGCGGTTAGCCAATTACAGCAACATGTTCCAAATGGCGACAACGGGAGCAAGACCAACCATGGAGGACCTCCATGAATCCATTGTTGAGGATAAG CCAACAGAACGTGTAGGAAATAACGAACCGACAGATAATCGTCAAAAATTCGGCTGGATCGAAGGCGTCCTTATCCGCAACATGTTAAACATTTGGGGTGTAATGCTTTTCCTCCGCATCTCTTGGGTGGTAGCTCTTGCTGGCATCT GGCAAACAATTATCATCATTGGCATTTCGACTTTCGTTACGTTGGTTACTGCCCTGTCTACATCAGCTATCGTTACCAATGGAGAGATCGGAGGAG GTGGAACGTATTACGTTATGAGCCGAATTTTAGGTCCAGAATGGGGTGGCTCGATTGGTGTTTTATTTGCACTTGCCAACGCTATCAATGCTTCGCTGAACGTGGTCGGTTTCTGTCAGACTCTGCAGGACACCATGAAAAATTACGGTGGATACACTATTGTTGATGGCGGAGATAATGACACAAGGATTCTTGGCACGATCCTGATGATCCTGGTTTGGGGTCTTTGTGGTCTTGGAGCAAAATACGAAAGTTTG ACGCAACAAATGCTGGTGGTGATTTTGGCCGTTGCTCTTGCCAATTTCTTTGTCGGTAGCTTCCTTGGACCTCAGACGGAAATTTCTCAAGCTCGAGGATATATTGGATATTCAC TGGATATGATTCGAGAAAATTGGGACTCGGGCTACGTTTTCAATGGCGGCATTATGcaagatttcttttctgtttttgctGTCTACTTCCCAGCTGGAATCGGCATTTTAGCTGGAGCCAACATTTCAGGAGATCTGAAA gaTCCAAGCGCTGCTATCCCTAAAGGAACGATTTGGGCAATCATCGCTACAAG cATTTCTTACGCTATCGTGGCTATTGTGTGCGCTGCAACCACTGTACGACAAGCTACTGGCAGTATTGCCGATTTCCGCAACGGCACCTATCTTGATTGCGTGTCGAAAAACTGCACTTACGGGTCCTACAATGACTATCAG CTGATGACGCTGATTTCAGCTTACGGACCCCTTAACTACGCTGGGTGTTTTGCCGCCACGCTAAGCACGGCTTTGGCCAGCTACATTTCGTGTCCAAAGCTACTCCAGGTGATTGGTGATGACAAACTCTATCCTCACTGGATGGTCGGTTGGATGACCAAAGGATACGGCAAATCTAACGAGCCTCACCTTGCTTACCTGTTCACTTTCTTCTTGGCACTGGGTTTCATTTTAATTG CCCAACTGGACATGATTGCCCTTCTGATTTCTGATCTGTTTCTCATCACGTTCGCCTTTTTGAATTACGCCTGTTTTCATGTTGATCTCGTCCAACCCGTTGGATGGCGCCCCACTTTCAAG TATTACAACAAATGGCTGAGTTTATTTTGCGCCTGCCTTTGCATCGCCATTATGTTCATGATCGACTGGAGAGTGTCTCTCATCACATTGGCCTGTGTCTTCCTCTTCTACTTCATTGTGCTCTATCGCAAACCAG AGGTCAACTGGGGTACCTCGTCTCAGGCAATGAATTTACAAGACGCTTTGACCAGCATCCAACAGCTGGTTCACATCGAGGAGCACGTGAAAAACTATCAGCCACAAATTTTGGCGCTCACTGGTCCGCCCAGGTCCCGTCCGGCTCTCGTCGATTTCGCTTATCTCATCTGCAAGAAGAATTCCATGCTTGTTTGCGGCAATGTCGTTCAA GAAAAGATATCTACCAAGAGACGTGGAGAGATTTTGCAAAAATCTTACAAACATTTGCGGAGAAACGACATCAAAGGATTTTGTTCGCTCATCGCTAACGTGGACTTGCCAAGTGGCACCTCGGCCATGCTGGAAGTGGTTGGTGTCGGCAAAATCATGCCGAATATTTTGTTCATCGGATTCAAGAACGACTGGCGTGTTTGCGACAAAAACTCACTAAGCCAATACTTTGCAACCATTCA CGCTGGATTCAACCTGCACGTTAGTGTTGCCATCCTGCGCGTATCGGAAGGGCTCGATTATTCCACTGTTTTAGGTGACACGGATGAGCCCTTCCATTCGGGAGGAGGAGATGATAGTCGTCCCCCCAGTGTAATGGATACACCACCCGGAACACCCGATGTGGAGAGACACAATACCATCAGCGATTCACCATTCGGCAGCTCGAATATCGTAGACACATCGAAAGACCCAAAGAAAGCcaagaaatcgaaaaagaacATGACATTGAT GGACGCTGACGGCAATGAACTGCCGAGACACATCTGCAATAACATCACCAGATTCCAGAAGAAGCAGCTGGAAGGAAGCATTGATGTCTGGTGGCTTTACGATGATGGAG GACTGACTCTACTCTTGCCGTACATTATCAGCACGCGCGCTAATTGGTCAGCGTGTCAGCTGCGTGTCTTTTGCACGGCGAACGCCCAGGAAGaagtagagaaagagagagaagg GATGGCTGCCTTATTGAACAAATTCCGCATCAACTACGCTGATTTAGTAGTCATCACCGATTTGAACAAACCGCCAAAAGAATCAACCAAGACCTGGTTTGATGGACTCGTCCGCCCATTCATCCGGCGTGAAGAGCTCACTG AAAATGAACGGCTTAACCTGCAAGCCAAAACGGATCGTCATTGTAGACTGAGGGAGTTAGTGGTGGACCACTCTTCCGATTCCAATTTGGTGGTCAT GACTTTACCGATGCCGCGAAAGGAAGCCGTCAGCGCCCCAATGTACATGGCTTGGCTGGAGACATTGACTGCCAACATGCCGCCCTTCTTGCTCGTTCGAGGCAACCAAACATCCGTTCTCACTTTCTACGCTTAA
- the LOC124210096 gene encoding bumetanide-sensitive sodium-(potassium)-chloride cotransporter-like isoform X2 — MDNHAFDGHEGGSNNVRRASVRPNLATIPSGIGMDSMAFENPDDAVIGNARMGPSMESKLRGSLRRLGAGARRLTHEAVPRLANYSNMFQMATTGARPTMEDLHESIVEDKPTERVGNNEPTDNRQKFGWIEGVLIRNMLNIWGVMLFLRISWVVALAGIWQTIIIIGISTFVTLVTALSTSAIVTNGEIGGGGTYYVMSRILGPEWGGSIGVLFALANAINASLNVVGFCQTLQDTMKNYGGYTIVDGGDNDTRILGTILMILVWGLCGLGAKYESLTQQMLVVILAVALANFFVGSFLGPQTEISQARGYIGYSLDMIRENWDSGYVFNGGIMQDFFSVFAVYFPAGIGILAGANISGDLKDPSAAIPKGTIWAIIATSISYAIVAIVCAATTVRQATGSIADFRNGTYLDCVSKNCTYGSYNDYQLMTLISAYGPLNYAGCFAATLSTALASYISCPKLLQVIGDDKLYPHWMVGWMTKGYGKSNEPHLAYLFTFFLALGFILIAQLDMIALLISDLFLITFAFLNYACFHVDLVQPVGWRPTFKYYNKWLSLFCACLCIAIMFMIDWRVSLITLACVFLFYFIVLYRKPEVNWGTSSQAMNLQDALTSIQQLVHIEEHVKNYQPQILALTGPPRSRPALVDFAYLICKKNSMLVCGNVVQEKISTKRRGEILQKSYKHLRRNDIKGFCSLIANVDLPSGTSAMLEVVGVGKIMPNILFIGFKNDWRVCDKNSLSQYFATIHAGFNLHVSVAILRVSEGLDYSTVLGDTDEPFHSGGGDDSRPPSVMDTPPGTPDVERHNTISDSPFGSSNIVDTSKDPKKAKKSKKNMTLMDADGNELPRHICNNITRFQKKQLEGSIDVWWLYDDGGLTLLLPYIISTRANWSACQLRVFCTANAQEEVEKEREGMAALLNKFRINYADLVVITDLNKPPKESTKTWFDGLVRPFIRREELTENERLNLQAKTDRHCRLRELVVDHSSDSNLVVMTLPMPRKEAVSAPMYMAWLETLTANMPPFLLVRGNQTSVLTFYA; from the exons ATGGATAATCACGCCTTCGACGGTCACGAAGGG GGTTCGAACAACGTGAGAAGGGCATCCGTACGACCAAATTTAGCAACTATACCGTCCGGAATTGGCATGGATAGTATGGCATTCGAAAATCCTGATGAC GCGGTGATTGGAAACGCACGCATGGGTCCAAGTATGGAGTCCAAATTGCGCGGAAGCCTACGCCGACTCGGGGCCGGAGCTAGACGGTTGACACATGAAGCAGTCCCGCGGTTAGCCAATTACAGCAACATGTTCCAAATGGCGACAACGGGAGCAAGACCAACCATGGAGGACCTCCATGAATCCATTGTTGAGGATAAG CCAACAGAACGTGTAGGAAATAACGAACCGACAGATAATCGTCAAAAATTCGGCTGGATCGAAGGCGTCCTTATCCGCAACATGTTAAACATTTGGGGTGTAATGCTTTTCCTCCGCATCTCTTGGGTGGTAGCTCTTGCTGGCATCT GGCAAACAATTATCATCATTGGCATTTCGACTTTCGTTACGTTGGTTACTGCCCTGTCTACATCAGCTATCGTTACCAATGGAGAGATCGGAGGAG GTGGAACGTATTACGTTATGAGCCGAATTTTAGGTCCAGAATGGGGTGGCTCGATTGGTGTTTTATTTGCACTTGCCAACGCTATCAATGCTTCGCTGAACGTGGTCGGTTTCTGTCAGACTCTGCAGGACACCATGAAAAATTACGGTGGATACACTATTGTTGATGGCGGAGATAATGACACAAGGATTCTTGGCACGATCCTGATGATCCTGGTTTGGGGTCTTTGTGGTCTTGGAGCAAAATACGAAAGTTTG ACGCAACAAATGCTGGTGGTGATTTTGGCCGTTGCTCTTGCCAATTTCTTTGTCGGTAGCTTCCTTGGACCTCAGACGGAAATTTCTCAAGCTCGAGGATATATTGGATATTCAC TGGATATGATTCGAGAAAATTGGGACTCGGGCTACGTTTTCAATGGCGGCATTATGcaagatttcttttctgtttttgctGTCTACTTCCCAGCTGGAATCGGCATTTTAGCTGGAGCCAACATTTCAGGAGATCTGAAA gaTCCAAGCGCTGCTATCCCTAAAGGAACGATTTGGGCAATCATCGCTACAAG cATTTCTTACGCTATCGTGGCTATTGTGTGCGCTGCAACCACTGTACGACAAGCTACTGGCAGTATTGCCGATTTCCGCAACGGCACCTATCTTGATTGCGTGTCGAAAAACTGCACTTACGGGTCCTACAATGACTATCAG CTGATGACGCTGATTTCAGCTTACGGACCCCTTAACTACGCTGGGTGTTTTGCCGCCACGCTAAGCACGGCTTTGGCCAGCTACATTTCGTGTCCAAAGCTACTCCAGGTGATTGGTGATGACAAACTCTATCCTCACTGGATGGTCGGTTGGATGACCAAAGGATACGGCAAATCTAACGAGCCTCACCTTGCTTACCTGTTCACTTTCTTCTTGGCACTGGGTTTCATTTTAATTG CCCAACTGGACATGATTGCCCTTCTGATTTCTGATCTGTTTCTCATCACGTTCGCCTTTTTGAATTACGCCTGTTTTCATGTTGATCTCGTCCAACCCGTTGGATGGCGCCCCACTTTCAAG TATTACAACAAATGGCTGAGTTTATTTTGCGCCTGCCTTTGCATCGCCATTATGTTCATGATCGACTGGAGAGTGTCTCTCATCACATTGGCCTGTGTCTTCCTCTTCTACTTCATTGTGCTCTATCGCAAACCAG AGGTCAACTGGGGTACCTCGTCTCAGGCAATGAATTTACAAGACGCTTTGACCAGCATCCAACAGCTGGTTCACATCGAGGAGCACGTGAAAAACTATCAGCCACAAATTTTGGCGCTCACTGGTCCGCCCAGGTCCCGTCCGGCTCTCGTCGATTTCGCTTATCTCATCTGCAAGAAGAATTCCATGCTTGTTTGCGGCAATGTCGTTCAA GAAAAGATATCTACCAAGAGACGTGGAGAGATTTTGCAAAAATCTTACAAACATTTGCGGAGAAACGACATCAAAGGATTTTGTTCGCTCATCGCTAACGTGGACTTGCCAAGTGGCACCTCGGCCATGCTGGAAGTGGTTGGTGTCGGCAAAATCATGCCGAATATTTTGTTCATCGGATTCAAGAACGACTGGCGTGTTTGCGACAAAAACTCACTAAGCCAATACTTTGCAACCATTCA CGCTGGATTCAACCTGCACGTTAGTGTTGCCATCCTGCGCGTATCGGAAGGGCTCGATTATTCCACTGTTTTAGGTGACACGGATGAGCCCTTCCATTCGGGAGGAGGAGATGATAGTCGTCCCCCCAGTGTAATGGATACACCACCCGGAACACCCGATGTGGAGAGACACAATACCATCAGCGATTCACCATTCGGCAGCTCGAATATCGTAGACACATCGAAAGACCCAAAGAAAGCcaagaaatcgaaaaagaacATGACATTGAT GGACGCTGACGGCAATGAACTGCCGAGACACATCTGCAATAACATCACCAGATTCCAGAAGAAGCAGCTGGAAGGAAGCATTGATGTCTGGTGGCTTTACGATGATGGAG GACTGACTCTACTCTTGCCGTACATTATCAGCACGCGCGCTAATTGGTCAGCGTGTCAGCTGCGTGTCTTTTGCACGGCGAACGCCCAGGAAGaagtagagaaagagagagaagg GATGGCTGCCTTATTGAACAAATTCCGCATCAACTACGCTGATTTAGTAGTCATCACCGATTTGAACAAACCGCCAAAAGAATCAACCAAGACCTGGTTTGATGGACTCGTCCGCCCATTCATCCGGCGTGAAGAGCTCACTG AAAATGAACGGCTTAACCTGCAAGCCAAAACGGATCGTCATTGTAGACTGAGGGAGTTAGTGGTGGACCACTCTTCCGATTCCAATTTGGTGGTCAT GACTTTACCGATGCCGCGAAAGGAAGCCGTCAGCGCCCCAATGTACATGGCTTGGCTGGAGACATTGACTGCCAACATGCCGCCCTTCTTGCTCGTTCGAGGCAACCAAACATCCGTTCTCACTTTCTACGCTTAA
- the LOC124208564 gene encoding uncharacterized protein LOC124208564, translating into MLKAWKQSFIVFSQQNLVAKRLPINSHHKYSLSYYDTGREFESVHTFKHKVLDFFQKSEKYKNLCGAPSNEMSHLPAGYQPTEENKNFYVAELTKDLPVLKHSSKFFTKLPPDGKLNYWKSQEKDLHQCSGFEALALAHTQYRIVGENFKRGSFYQQLLSLAKDWIEKCSTPQELVMWSFLVSLEKSQHSNACLRCIYERFKTDPALFQCLNSVETSILCNAWFTNSVIVSSKPMLRVIDLLLQTEIESRPGHVTQEALCMLKVFRKAGFGSTKLFESLIASLSSPPARNLNLAQATHALALLADNRCLINEKLIENITHLIEVNAKKPIETPQRFIHPSEGTRVKDLTRFLWTASCLIPTDVISKDRIVAEMIDQVNTGWTSGSFQLDKDWHLLADFFLSLACWKVYPVSLIERVIDRNFIDIVISQKKTIRQSRLALFMEAARIEVPHLSVIDKFLPEISLNLPAYRAEKEMIKRPRLASLANVIDRSREELGWENIRCCTTVPHLNYAGLTFNYKREKVAVELLDSYVCMRHSNQPERLMALKIRLSRQLGYRVIQLDVQQTNRKQQETEAKQEDSYTDQQVTMIRKCLENNMYNPR; encoded by the exons ATGCTGAAGGCTTGGAAGCaatcttttattgtttttagtCAACAAAATTTAGTTGCTAAAAGGCTACCCATTAATTCCCATCACAAATATTCATTGTCCTACTATGACACTGGCAGAGAATTTGAAAGTGTCCACACATTTAAACATAaagttttagatttttttcaaaaaagtgaaaagtaTAAAAATTTGTGTGGTGCTCCATCCAATGAAATGTCCCATCTCCCTGCTGGATATCAACCaactgaagaaaacaaaaatttttatgtgGCTGAACTCACTAAAGACCTGCCAGTGTTAAAACattcttcaaaattttttaccaAACTACCCCCTGATGGCAAGTTGAACTATTGGAAATCACAAGAAAAGGATCTTCATCAGTGCTCTGGATTTGAGGCCCTCGCTTTGGCGCACACACAATATCGAATTGTTGGTGAAAATTTTAAGAGGGGGTCCTTCTACCAGCAATTGTTATCTTTAGCAAAAGATTGGATTGAGAAGTGTTCCACACCCCAAGAACTAGTCATGTGGTCTTTTTTGGTCTCGCTGGAGAAATCACAGCATTCAAACGCTTGTTTGCGGTGCATTTACGAACGTTTTAAAACAGACCCTGCCTTATTTCAGTGCCTCAACTCGGTCGAGACGAGTATTCTTTGTAACGCCTGGTTTACAAATAGCGTCATAGTCTCATCCAAGCCAATGCTGCGCGTTATCGACTTACTCCTACAGACAGAAATCGAATCGCGTCCAGGTCACGTCACTCAAGAGGCGCTCTGCATGCTCAAAGTGTTTCGTAAGGCCGGCTTCGGATCGACAAAGCTATTCGAATCATTGATAGCATCGTTATCATCTCCACCTGCCCGGAATTTGAACTTGGCTCAAGCAACCCACGC CTTGGCACTTTTAGCTGATAATCGCTGTCTCAtcaatgaaaaactgattgaaaACATCACACACCTTATAGAAGTTAACGCTAAGAAACCAATAGAGACTCCCCAAAGGTTCATCCATCCTTCCGAAGGAACACGCGTCAAAGATTTGACTCGCTTCTTGTGGACTGCAAGCTGCTTAATTCCGACAGACGTGATATCTAAAGACAGAATCGTAGCAGAAATGATCGACCAGGTTAACACTGGTTGGACTTCAGGCAGTTTTCAGCTAGATAAAGATTGGCATCTCCTCGCTGACTTTTTCCTCTCGTTGGCCTGTTGGAAAGTTTACCCTGTGTCACTGATCGAGAGGGTTATTGATAGAAATTTCATCGACATCGTGATAAGCCAGAAGAAGACCATACGTCAATCGCGCTTGGCTCTCTTCATGGAAGCTGCACGGATTGAGGTTCCCCATCTGTCGGTGATCGACAAATTTTTACCTGAGATTTCTTTGAACTTACCTGCATACAGAGCAGAAAAGGAGATGATCAAGCGTCCCCGACTTGCTAGTTTGGCCAATGTCATCGACCGCTCCAGAGAAGAACTTGGCTGGGAAAACATCCGTTGCTGTACTACAGTTCCTCACTTGAATTATGCCGGCCTAACGTTCAATTACAAAAG GGAAAAGGTGGCAGTGGAATTACTAGATTCGTATGTGTGTATGCGTCACAGCAATCAACCGGAACGTTTAATGGCTCTCAAGATTCGTCTGTCAAGACAACTAGGCTATCGAGTTATTCAG TTGGATGTTCAACAGACGAATCGGAAGCAGCAAGAAACTGAAGCTAAGCAAGAGGACAGTTACACCGACCAACAAGTGACAATGattagaaaatgtttggaaaataaTATGTATAACCCCAGATGA